In Corynebacterium aquatimens, one genomic interval encodes:
- a CDS encoding DUF3046 domain-containing protein, with product MRLTEFQQLVFDEFGDAKGEWIVSSHVFAGQGKTAKELIENGVDPRFVWEQLCEDFEVPSERRFGVDRPGK from the coding sequence ATGCGCCTGACGGAGTTTCAGCAATTGGTTTTTGATGAATTTGGGGATGCAAAAGGGGAATGGATTGTGTCCTCGCACGTTTTTGCGGGGCAGGGTAAGACTGCCAAGGAACTCATCGAAAATGGAGTCGATCCGAGGTTTGTGTGGGAGCAGCTTTGTGAGGATTTTGAAGTGCCTAGTGAACGCCGTTTCGGTGTGGATCGTCCCGGCAAATAG
- a CDS encoding biotin transporter BioY, translating to MKNNSTALDLAYIAVFAALICVLGFFAIPTGTGVPLVLQNAAIILAGLVLGARRGTLATALFLLVGLALPVLAGGRTVITALSGPTVGYLVGYLISAAVAGLIAYRAPLNKTGEALSWLGLAGFAALALQYLCGIAGLMVRAGMDVGTAFAAQTPFLLPDTIKTAAAIAIAFAVHRALPQVRSSANNHV from the coding sequence ATGAAAAACAACTCAACTGCATTGGATCTCGCCTACATTGCCGTTTTTGCCGCGCTGATCTGCGTCCTGGGCTTCTTTGCGATCCCTACCGGAACAGGAGTTCCGCTGGTGCTGCAAAACGCCGCGATCATCCTAGCCGGCCTGGTGCTGGGTGCGCGGCGCGGTACGTTGGCGACTGCGCTTTTCCTGCTCGTCGGCCTGGCTCTGCCAGTGCTGGCTGGCGGCCGTACCGTCATTACTGCGCTGTCCGGTCCGACCGTGGGTTACCTGGTGGGCTACCTGATTTCTGCGGCAGTGGCAGGTCTGATTGCCTACCGCGCACCGCTGAACAAAACCGGTGAAGCACTCAGCTGGCTGGGCCTGGCGGGCTTCGCAGCACTTGCCCTGCAGTACCTGTGTGGCATAGCTGGCCTCATGGTTCGCGCCGGCATGGATGTAGGCACTGCATTTGCCGCACAAACGCCGTTCCTTCTGCCGGACACGATCAAGACCGCCGCGGCGATCGCCATCGCTTTCGCCGTTCACCGCGCCTTGCCGCAGGTTCGCTCCAGTGCCAACAATCACGTTTAA
- a CDS encoding energy-coupling factor transporter transmembrane component T family protein has product MREIPLGVYVPGHSVIHRAAPGWKFIGLVVFIAVVSFASSAPLHGLSAIGVLFLAYAVAGIPIATAAKQVGPLLPFLAFLGLFLWWQSGWIVALTMFFKLLACVMAATLLTLTTTVEALLQSIEHGLQPLNRIGVPVDLISLAIALTIRLIPLMIATVEESLHARTARGAGFSLAAFGVPVVIRSLRRAEMTGEALLARGAVD; this is encoded by the coding sequence ATGCGTGAGATCCCACTGGGCGTGTACGTTCCCGGGCATTCGGTGATTCACCGCGCTGCGCCCGGATGGAAGTTTATTGGTCTCGTGGTCTTCATCGCGGTGGTGTCTTTTGCATCGTCCGCGCCGCTCCACGGGCTAAGCGCAATAGGCGTTCTTTTTCTTGCCTACGCTGTTGCCGGTATTCCGATTGCAACCGCGGCCAAGCAAGTTGGTCCGCTGCTGCCGTTCTTGGCGTTTTTAGGGCTGTTCCTGTGGTGGCAATCCGGGTGGATCGTAGCGCTAACCATGTTCTTCAAGCTGCTCGCCTGCGTAATGGCCGCAACACTACTGACTCTCACCACAACGGTCGAGGCACTGCTGCAGTCAATCGAACACGGGCTGCAGCCGTTGAACCGCATAGGCGTCCCCGTTGATCTGATCAGCCTCGCCATAGCACTGACCATCCGGCTCATCCCCCTGATGATCGCCACCGTCGAGGAATCGCTCCACGCCCGCACGGCACGGGGAGCCGGATTCTCCCTTGCCGCATTCGGGGTCCCAGTGGTGATCCGCAGCCTCCGCCGCGCGGAGATGACGGGCGAAGCTCTTCTCGCGCGCGGGGCTGTTGACTAG
- a CDS encoding energy-coupling factor ABC transporter ATP-binding protein gives MPTITFKRAGVTYSAPGTAPQTILLPITLEISEQRVGIIGANGSGKSTLVRLINGLITPTTGEVFYDDMALADNAKEVRRQVGFIFSDAEAQIVMPRVRDDIAFSLRRFKLPRRAVNARVDEAMARFGLKDKAEQSPHTLSGGEKQMLALAAVLVIEPRTIIADEPTTLLDLRNRRHIIRELTNLDQQVIVVTHDLDMLDGFDRVLCVDSGRIAFDGAPHDAVAFYTDLMDA, from the coding sequence GTGCCAACAATCACGTTTAAAAGGGCCGGAGTTACCTACTCCGCCCCCGGGACCGCGCCGCAGACGATCCTCCTGCCGATCACGCTGGAAATTTCCGAACAACGCGTGGGGATCATCGGCGCCAACGGCTCCGGAAAATCTACTCTGGTGCGGCTGATCAACGGTCTGATCACGCCGACAACAGGCGAGGTTTTTTACGACGACATGGCGTTAGCGGATAACGCCAAAGAGGTTCGGCGCCAAGTTGGGTTCATCTTCTCCGATGCTGAAGCGCAAATAGTCATGCCGCGCGTGCGGGATGACATTGCGTTTTCATTGCGCCGATTCAAACTCCCTCGGCGGGCGGTCAATGCCCGGGTTGATGAAGCAATGGCCAGGTTTGGTCTTAAAGACAAGGCCGAGCAATCGCCCCACACTCTTTCTGGCGGGGAGAAACAAATGCTGGCGTTGGCCGCAGTGCTGGTCATTGAGCCACGCACCATCATCGCTGACGAACCCACCACCCTGTTGGACCTGCGCAACCGGCGCCACATTATCCGGGAGCTGACCAACTTGGACCAGCAAGTCATCGTGGTCACCCACGACCTTGACATGCTGGACGGTTTCGACCGGGTGCTCTGCGTGGATTCCGGGCGCATCGCCTTCGACGGCGCACCCCATGACGCCGTGGCGTTCTACACCGACCTCATGGATGCATGA